In Effusibacillus pohliae DSM 22757, the sequence TGATGGAAATGCGGATTTATCAAATGCTGGTCTACCTCGGCCTGCTCTGGTTCGGCAAATTGCCCGATGGCAGGGATGTCATGAGGCTGTCCGATCTGGGCCGGGAAATTTTGTTGGAAGAACTTCCGGCGGACGAACCGGAACCGGTTCTTGCCGATTCTGCACCGTTGATTGTACAGCCGAATTTTGACGTGTTGCTGCCGGCCTCCGAAGCGGGCAAACTGGCCTGGGAACTGAGCCAGTTCAGCGAACTGGTGCGGGCAGACATGATGCGGATTTACCGGCTGACGAAAGCGAGCGTCCGGCGTGGCCTGCAAAACGGCTGGTCCACAGACCGGATTCTCGGTTTTCTCGACCGCCATTCCGGCAATCTGCTTCCCCGCAATGTGAAACGGATGATCGAGCGGTGGAGCGAGGAGACAGTCCCCGGCCTCTAACTGCATACAGCCAATCACAAGACTACGGAACCGGCAGACTGGCACACTGCCCGGTTCCGTCGTTTTTTTCCTGCGTTCCCCTCTAGGTTTCCGGCAGGTCCTTCTGGTAAAATAAAGATACGCCCCGTTTATCTGTGCAAGTTGCGGCGTCAAAATCTAAAATTTTGCAAAAACTTTATGGCGGAAAAAAAGGAAATCATCAGCGCCGTGCCGAATATAATGTTGCAAAGAATATTCCTACGATTCGGGGCAGGATTGAAGTTGCGGTTGTTGTTGCTGTCTATCTCTCATGTATTATTCTGTAAAAGGAGGGAACGGCGGTGGGCGAAGTTATCAACGGTGCGGAAAAGAAGTATTTTATCAAATGGTTTTTGGAGAAATACGAACTGCAGAACAGGGAAGCGGAGTGGCTGTTGCAGTACATTGCGTCAAACGACCACATTCTGGAACGCGTCCATTTTATTGACAATTTCAAGAATCTGCCGAAGACGATCCTGATTTCCACCAAATGCGTGCAGATGACACCGTTCAAGTTTTATAAGAACCGGCGTGTTACCTCTGACGTGGAGAAAGCGTTTCTCGATATTCACAACAATCCGCATGAGGATATCTATATAGGACTTTTCTTCAAGGACAGGAGCGTTTCGCCCGAATATGCAG encodes:
- a CDS encoding ReoY family proteolytic degradation factor; this encodes MGEVINGAEKKYFIKWFLEKYELQNREAEWLLQYIASNDHILERVHFIDNFKNLPKTILISTKCVQMTPFKFYKNRRVTSDVEKAFLDIHNNPHEDIYIGLFFKDRSVSPEYAAVLETNPQEEAKETDALVSLQAELILDQAVKIYRLSKLYEQIDRALDARDKEQFLKLTNELKQIEELG